Proteins encoded in a region of the Lepeophtheirus salmonis chromosome 6, UVic_Lsal_1.4, whole genome shotgun sequence genome:
- the LOC121121117 gene encoding uncharacterized protein, translating to MPWSKVLAFCILSNLIQLSYPQLFGWNEERQNRRLFEEVDEDGLNESNSIESTSSKPVLNIGDKDSPYALINTFFIDRETEHERRKDLFAIQHARGEVPDPPKGIKPEEVWLSDGNLLVLKGGTPDDNVPPNQWRPLDDFVAPYREPKLPPPDFVPSDIGVGVPLEDEESNSYTTESTLTTTTSSPVIVKSLKPILYNEDDFIYDMENFHSIRSPRINSPLVQVTTASPIIYVTAPSYEKDHPVATHLPILLRWKDSKSSSENNEIDDSIILRNKGKRLSHLRKRTFRRTPRMYSPGITRRNGERYVTFFRGATRGAQSWGYSYRY from the coding sequence ATGCCTTGGTCTAAAGTCCTGGCTTTCTGTATTCtgtcaaatttaattcaactttCATATCCACAATTATTTGGCTGGAATGAGGAAAGACAAAACAGAAGACTATTCGAAGAAGTCGATGAGGATGGCTTAAATGAAAGTAATAGTATTGAGAGTACATCTAGTAAACCCGTTTTAAACATTGGGGATAAGGATAGTCCATATGCACTCATCAATACCTTTTTCATCGATCGAGAGACTGAACATGAACGAAGAAAGGATTTGTTCGCAATACAGCATGCAAGAGGTGAAGTTCCAGATCCTCCCAAGGGGATCAAACCTGAAGAAGTTTGGCTCTCTGACGGCAATTTACTTGTATTAAAAGGTGGAACACCAGATGATAATGTTCCTCCAAATCAATGGCGACCATTGGATGACTTTGTTGCACCTTATAGAGAGCCCAAATTGCCACCTCCAGATTTTGTGCCCTCCGATATTGGGGTTGGTGTTCCATTGGAGGACGAAGAAAGTAATTCCTATACTACAGAAAGTACTTTGACAACAACAACCTCTTCTCCTGTAATAGTAAAATCTTTAAAgcctatattatataatgaggatgattttatttatgatatggAAAACTTTCATTCCATCAGAAGTCCAAGGATAAATTCTCCTTTAGTGCAGGTTACAACAGCATCACCTATCATATACGTAACTGCCCCCTCATATGAGAAGGATCATCCAGTCGCAACTCATTTACCTATCTTACTGCGTTGGAAGGATTCTAAGTCTTCTTCAGAGAATAATGAAATTGATGACAGTATAATATTAAGGAACAAGGGTAAGAGATTATCTCACTTGAGAAAAAGAACCTTCAGGCGAACACCAAGAATGTATTCACCAGGAATTACACGACGAAATGGAGAGAGATATGTTACTTTCTTCCGAGGAGCAACAAGAGGAGCTCAATCTTGGGGTTACAGCTATCGATACTAG